The Seriola aureovittata isolate HTS-2021-v1 ecotype China chromosome 3, ASM2101889v1, whole genome shotgun sequence genome includes a region encoding these proteins:
- the LOC130165573 gene encoding sialoadhesin-like, whose protein sequence is MSLTAVASGFVVFVLSVVQGQRDRGVFYPHTHICASKGSTVEIHCSYRSPSTINDADTTFVKTFWFTRFSDNEPVDLRADSEYSGRVQYHCGENDCTLRITDLRESDSADYKFRFITNQPGGKYTGEPGVTLSVTGLQVKMSESERCKTYACTWSRLTCHSSCPLPDHPSYIWYESGKNMGKDARSFKTYFYGENSYACAVKGHEDFPSPSVCVHGSSCNRVTYTDRSICAFKGSSVDISCTYNNYESIKSKFWFSNDQQGYYTRHVDLRKDSQYSGRVQVLEAERGRSTLRITDLTERDSAEYRFKFKTQRFEWGSSLRGTTLTVTDPDVQVQVIWTSTGPTLICSSSCLLSARSSFVWYKSEKEIQGETSPSFRGHVDPEDSYSCAYEGYRSPAVYAPKVSVLMNPSGDVMKDSSVSLTCSIDANPAAKYTWYKENQLLLSGEPQLVFTSVQSSNSGEYYCTAENELGKTTSEHVSLNVKYGPQTSTLSVSPSGEIVEGSSVTLTCSSDANPAANYTWYKENEDSPKASGQIFTITDLRPEHSGNYYCEAQNTRGRRNSTLNLTVVAGAWKSAAAGSITAVLLALILLAVFLWIRRENSFTQQCKCGERPDNREQLNVGPVYDTPSSAAQRQAAGQQDDLHYASICFSQNQGDVVYSKVRVHPQRETEEEEEEDGVEYSAVRFNNASSAPGTRRQEDGNDSCALYSTVNKNKNTP, encoded by the exons ATGAGTCTAACAGCAGTGGCCAGTGgatttgttgtctttgttctcTCAG tggtACAGGGTCAGAGGGACCGGGGAGTGTTTTACCCTCATACTCACATCTGTGCCTCTAAAGGATCAACAGTGGAAATACACTGCAGCTACAGATCCCCATCCACCATAAATGATGCTGATACTACATTTGTGAAAACCTTCTGGTTCACTAGATTCAGTGATAATGAACCTGTGGATCTGAGAGCAGACTCAGAGTATTCAGGTCGTGTTCAGTATCACTGTGGTGAGAACGACTGCACTCTGAGAATCACAGACCTGAGAGAGAGCGACTCAGCTGATTACAAGTTCAGGTTCATTACAAACCAACCAGGAGGGAAATATACAGGTGAACCTGGAGTCACTTTGTCAGTCACAG GTTTACAGGTGAAGATGAGCGAATCAGAAAGATGCAAAACTTATGCCTGTACATGGTCACGTCTCACGTGTCACAGCAGTTGTCCTCTACCTGATCATCCGTCCTACATCTGGTACGAGAGTGGAAAGAATATGGGGAAAGATGCACGTTCTTTTAAAACCTACTTTTATGGTGAAAACAGTTATGCCTGTGCTGTAAAAGGACACGAGGATTTCCCCTCTCCTTCAGTGT gTGTCCATGGTTCTTCATGCAACAGAGTGACTTACACTGACAGAAGCATCTGTGCCTTTAAAGGCTCTTCAGTCGACATTTCTTGCACTTACAACAATTATGAATCTATCAAATCTAAATTCTGGTTCAGTAATGATCAGCAGGGGTATTACACACGACATGTGGACCTTCGTAAAGACTCCCAGTACTCAGGTCGTGTTCAGGTCcttgaagcagagagaggacgCTCCACTCTGAGAATCACtgacctgacagagagagattcagcTGAGTATCGcttcaaattcaaaacacaaaggTTTGAATGGGGGAGCAGCTTACGTGGTACAACTCTGACTGTCACAG ATCCAGatgtgcaggtgcaggtgatCTGGACTTCTACCGGTCCAACACTGATTTGTTCCAGCAGCTGTCTTCTCTCTGCTCGTTCTTCCTTTGTCTGGTacaagagtgaaaaagaaattcagGGAGAGACATCTCCATCTTTTAGAGGACACGTAGATCCTGAGGACAGTTATTCCTGTGCTTATGAGGGTTACCGCTCCCCTGCAGTGT ATGCTCCGAAGGTGTCAGTGTTGATGAATCCCTCTGGTGACGTAATGAAGGACAGTTCAGTGAGTCTCACCTGTAGCATCGATGCTAACCCAGCAGCTAAATACACCTGGTACAAAGAGAACCAGTTACTGCTCAGTGGAGAACCGCAGCTTGTTTTCACCTCCGTCCAGTCCTCCAACTCTGGAGAGTATTACTGCACAGCTGAGAATGAGCTGGGGAAGACGACATCTGAACATgtctcacttaatgtgaaat ATGGTCCTCAGACCTCCACTCTGTCAGTGAGTCCCTCTGGTGAGATAGTGGAGGGCAGTTCAGTGACTCTGACCTGTAGCAGTGATGCTAACCCAGCAGCTAATTACACCTGGTACAAGGAGAATGAAGACTCACCAAAAGCTTCAGGACAGATCTTCACCATCACTGacctcagacctgaacacagtgGGAATTATTACTGTGAAGCCCAGAACACAAGAGGACGTCGTAACTCCACCTTAAATCTGACTGTTGTAGCAG GTGCATGgaaatcagcagctgctggatcaATCACTGCTGTTCTCCTGGCTCTCATCCTCCTCGCTGTCTTCCTGTGGATCAG AAGAGAGAACTCCTTCACACAGCAGTGTAAGTGTGGAGAGAGACCTGACaacagagaacag CTGAACGTGGGTCCAGTGTATGACACCCCGtcatctgcagcacagagacaagcaGCAGGACAGCAGGATGACCTTCACTACGCCAGCATCTGCTTCTCACAGAACCAGGGAGATGTTGTCTACTCCAAAGTCAGAGTTCATCcccagagagaaacagaggaagaggaggaggaggatggggttGAATACTCTGCTGTCAGATTTAACAATGCCAGCAGTGCACCAGG AACAAGACGTCAAGAAGATGGAAATGATTCATGTGCACTGTACAGCacagtcaacaaaaacaaaaacacaccatga
- the LOC130164851 gene encoding B-cell receptor CD22-like, whose product MNPSGDVMKDSSVSLTCSIDANPAAKYTWYKENQLLLSGEPQLVFTSVQSSDSGEYYCTAENELGKTTSEHVSLNVKYGPQTSTLSVSPSGEIVEGSSVTLTCSSDANPAANYTWYKENLKLLQGPEGVYHFSSISSEDRGNYYCKSENKHGQINSTSLFLDVQYAPKLLSVSVSPSGEIVEGSSVTLTCSSDANPAANYTWYKENEDSPKASGQIFTITDLRPEHSGNYYCETQNTRGRRNSTLNLTVVAGAWKSAAAGSITAVLLALILLAVFLWIRRENSFTQQCKCGERPDNRAQLNVGPVCDTPSSAAQRQAAGQQDDLHYASICFSQNQGDVVYSNVRVHPQRETEEEEEEEEEDGVEYSAVRFNNASSAPGTRRQEDGNYSCALYSTVNNNKNTP is encoded by the exons ATGAATCCCTCTGGTGACGTAATGAAGGACAGTTCAGTGAGTCTCACCTGTAGCATCGATGCTAACCCAGCAGCTAAATACACCTGGTACAAAGAGAACCAGTTACTGCTCAGTGGAGAACCGCAGCTTGTTTTCACCTCCGTCCAGTCCTCCGACTCTGGAGAGTATTACTGCACAGCTGAGAATGAGCTGGGGAAGACGACATCTGAACATgtctcacttaatgtgaaat ATGGTCCTCAGACCTCCACTCTGTCAGTGAGTCCCTCTGGTGAGATAGTGGAGGGCAGTTCAGTGACTCTGACCTGTAGCAGTGATGCTAACCCAGCAGCTAATTACACCTGGTACAAGGAGAACCTAAAACTGCTTCAAGGACCAGAAGGAGTTTATCAtttctcctccatcagctctgAGGACAGAGGGAACTACTACTGCAAGTCTGAGAATAAACATGGACAGATCAACTCTACGTCTCTATTCTTAGATGTCCAGT ATGCTCcaaagcttctctctgtgtcagtgagtcCCTCTGGTGAGATAGTGGAGGGCAGTTCAGTGACTCTGACCTGTAGCAGTGATGCTAACCCAGCAGCTAATTACACCTGGTACAAGGAGAATGAAGACTCACCAAAAGCTTCAGGACAGATCTTCACCATCACTGacctcagacctgaacacagtgGGAATTATTACTGTGAAACCCAGAACACAAGAGGACGTCGTAACTCCACCTTAAATCTGACTGTTGTAGCAG GTGCATGgaaatcagcagctgctggatcaATCACTGCTGTTCTCCTGGCTCTCATCCTCCTCGCTGTCTTCCTGTGGATCAG AAGAGAGAACTCCTTCACACAGCAGTGTAAGTGTGGAGAGAGACCTGACAACAGAGCACAG CTGAACGTGGGTCCAGTGTGTGACACCCCGtcatctgcagcacagagacaagcaGCAGGACAGCAGGATGACCTTCACTACGCCAGCATCTGCTTCTCACAGAACCAGGGAGATGTTGTCTACTCCAACGTCAGAGTTCATCcccagagagaaacagaggaagaggaggaggaggaggaggaggatggggttGAATACTCTGCTGTCAGATTTAACAATGCCAGCAGTGCACCAGG AACAAGACGTCAAGAAGATGGAAATTATTCATGTGCACTGTACAgcacagtcaacaacaacaaaaacacaccatga
- the hyls1 gene encoding centriolar and ciliogenesis-associated protein HYLS1 isoform X2 encodes MDSLDFSEEEIQEQLAILGYKNIPKHRLREFKQDLDGLIRHGEWKTFASSNQINSTENHPALSQPSPPAYTKEKVSQCNFKDSGQGFFLHADHERQVLTTCQNRDYGRQQRHCDSYAQHSLAPNLQPPPGAPTRLQVELDPEDTLHPPFTDSYTSSPDTQGRRFIKRKVLRKHKGQTLVCDESIYSEDSDAASCLEDRLAELHLSTSPCHGSETENEDVTSQSDSRSSEPDGISLTAFESYIRGMTRSQSDGDLRPKPKSFIRPVMSQQTIKKTDPVAKYFQYKQLWEMFKLPGEKDRRALRLEMKERLAYQPPPPKPRRVYVPNTYIVPTEKKRSALRWEIRNDLANGLLPHKFTYRF; translated from the exons ATGGACAGTCTTGATTTCTCAGAAGAGGAAATTCAAGAACAGCTGGCGATCCTTGGCTACAAAAACATACCAAAACACAGGCTGCGTGAATTCAAGCAAG ATCTTGATGGACTGATTCGACATGGAGAATGGAAAACCTTTGCATCATCCAACCAGATAAACTCCACCGAAAATCATCCAGCTCTATCTCAGCCAAGTCCCCCTGCCTACACCAAAGAAAAAG TTAGTCAGTGCAACTTCAAAGACTCTGGTCAGGGGTTTTTCCTACATGCAGACCATGAGAGACAG GTGCTCACCACCTGTCAGAACAGAGACTATGGACGGCAGCAGAGACACTGTGACTCGTACGCTCAACACTCGTTGGCTCCAAATCTCCAGCCGCCTCCAGGTGCTCCAACCAGGCTGCAGGTGGAGCTGGACCCCGAAGACACACTCCACCCGCCGTTCACAGACAGCTACACATCATCCCCAGACACCCAGGGGAGACGCTTCATAAAGAGGAAAGTCCTCAG GAAACATAAAGGACAAACTCTTGTCTGTGATGAATCAATCTACAGTGAAGACTCAG acgCGGCGAGCTGTCTGGAGGATCGACTGGCGGAGCTTCATCTGTCCACGTCCCCTTGTCACGGCTCTGAGACGGAGAACGAAGACGTGACCAGTCAGAGCGACTCACGCAGCTCTGAGCCGGACGGGATCTCGCTGACCGCTTTCGAATCCTACATCAGAGGCATG ACTCGATCTCAAAGTGATGGTGACCTTAGGCCCAAACCCAAATCCT TCATCCGGCCTGTGATGAGTCAGCAAACCATAAAGAAAACTGACCCAGTGGCTAA GTATTTCCAGTACAAGCAGCTCTGGGAAATGTTCAAACTCcctggagagaaagacaggagagcGCTCCGCTTGGAGATGAAG GAACGTCTTGCATACCAGCCTCCACCA CCGAAACCTCGGAGAGTTTACGTGCCGAACACCTACATTGTGCCAACGGAGAAGAAACGCTCAGCGCTCCGCTGGGAGATCAGGAATGATTTAGCAAACGGCCTTCTCCCTCACAAATTCACTTATCGATTTTAG
- the hyls1 gene encoding cilia- and flagella-associated protein 251 isoform X1, whose amino-acid sequence MYKTSNSQWDKGSDDDNSSFGSSFWDDGGKQEDEEVEIERVVNEDDSKPVAEAEDSLQEENPELNNQGNFTWESSEDGSEEEEEEEEEEEEYEEEEEEGQEQQVVNEEDTKPVVEGEDSLQEEKPELTNQWNFTGESSEDGSDEEDEEEDEEGEEEEEEDEEEEEEEEEEEQQQGVNEEESRPVTEAEDSPQEEKPELNNQGNFTGDSSENRSNEEEEEEEEKCSSSSSSPAPSLMTSGYGTYRPEEQEGGDYRDDHSITEFDQDSRGDLSEARDDEEDDRSLCSFGGFDIESTTEPEYSDTRPVTVLEDNKPEADCGLDSPCEEENITDLKSDDNEWKFERSEDQHHAAASEDRFLSEDRYLDDATDSEEGKQYEELEEEVWELEEEINVKKETEDKVSPEDPEESSSNKDIKFIDSNVDSSWTMYDKMLEREGNLRQKKDAASCLEDRLAELHLSTSPCHGSETENEDVTSQSDSRSSEPDGISLTAFESYIRGMTRSQSDGDLRPKPKSFIRPVMSQQTIKKTDPVAKYFQYKQLWEMFKLPGEKDRRALRLEMKERLAYQPPPPKPRRVYVPNTYIVPTEKKRSALRWEIRNDLANGLLPHKFTYRF is encoded by the exons ATGTACAAAACATCCAACAGTCAGTGGGACAAGGGGAGCGATGATGACAATAGTTCCTTCGGCTCCTCTTTTTGGGATGACGGAGGGAagcaggaggatgaggaggtggagatTGAACGAGTGGTTAATGAGGACGACTCCAAACCTGTAGCCGAGGCAGAGGACTCCCTTCAAGAGGAAAACCCTGAGCTGAACAACCAGGGGAACTTCACCTGGGAGAGTTCAGAAGATggaagtgaggaggaggaggaggaggaggaagaagaagaagaatatgaggaagaggaggaggagggacaggagCAGCAGGTGGTTAATGAGGAAGACACCAAACCTGTAGTCGAGGGAGAGGACTCTCTCCAGGAGGAAAAACCTGAGCTGACTAACCAGTGGAACTTCACCGGGGAGAGTTCGGAAGATGGAAGTgacgaggaggacgaggaagaagatgaggagggggaggaggaggaggaagaagatgaggaggaggaggaggaagaagaggaggaggagcagcagcaagGGGTTAATGAGGAAGAATCCAGACCTGTAACTGAGGCAGAGGACTCTCCCCAGGAGGAAAAACCTGAGCTGAACAACCAGGGGAACTTCACTGGAGACAGTTCAGAAAATAGAAgcaatgaggaagaggaggaggaagaggaaaagtgcagcagcagttcCAGTAGTCCTGCTCCGAGTCTGATGACCTCCGGCTATGGCACCTACAGaccagaggagcaggagggaggagactACAGAGACGACCACTCCATAACCGAGTTCGACCAGGACAGTCGAGGAGACCTGTCTGAGGCGAGAGACGACGAAGAGGACGATCGTTCTCTCTGCAGCTTCGGCGGGTTCGACATCGAGTCCACGACTGAGCCAGAATACAGCGACACTCGTCCAGTAACTGTGTTAGAGGACAACAAACCTGAAGCTGATTGTGGACTTGATAGTCCGTGTGAAGAGGAGAATATCACAGATTTAAAATCGGACGATAACGAGTGGAAATTTGAAAGATCAGAGGATCAACACCACGCTGCTGCGAGTGAAGACAGATTTTTATCGGAGGACAGGTATTTGGATGATGCGACCGATTCTGAAGAGGGAAAACAATATGAGGAGCTTGAAGAAGAAGTGTGGGAGCTTGAAGAGGAGATTAATGTAAAGAAAGAAACCGAGGACAAAGTGTCGCCCGAAGATCCTGAGGAGTCCTCAAGCAACAAGGACATCAAGTTCATCGACTCCAACGTAGATTCTAGCTGGACGATGTACGACAAGATGTTGGAGAGGGAAGGAAACCTCAGGCAGAAGAAGG acgCGGCGAGCTGTCTGGAGGATCGACTGGCGGAGCTTCATCTGTCCACGTCCCCTTGTCACGGCTCTGAGACGGAGAACGAAGACGTGACCAGTCAGAGCGACTCACGCAGCTCTGAGCCGGACGGGATCTCGCTGACCGCTTTCGAATCCTACATCAGAGGCATG ACTCGATCTCAAAGTGATGGTGACCTTAGGCCCAAACCCAAATCCT TCATCCGGCCTGTGATGAGTCAGCAAACCATAAAGAAAACTGACCCAGTGGCTAA GTATTTCCAGTACAAGCAGCTCTGGGAAATGTTCAAACTCcctggagagaaagacaggagagcGCTCCGCTTGGAGATGAAG GAACGTCTTGCATACCAGCCTCCACCA CCGAAACCTCGGAGAGTTTACGTGCCGAACACCTACATTGTGCCAACGGAGAAGAAACGCTCAGCGCTCCGCTGGGAGATCAGGAATGATTTAGCAAACGGCCTTCTCCCTCACAAATTCACTTATCGATTTTAG
- the LOC130166783 gene encoding trichohyalin-like, with the protein MAAKCDMQEKINELSQLLQKEKDLRVREKQGAAKREKGLRAEMKSEKESLTNKNFIKTLAVERERDSLLKEVQSLKMDLSDITEEHEAERAAENISREQRDELQQEVEQLKLQLHEQKDLLVREQQRATEREKALLAEMESEKETLTIKNFITINALEKERDTLLKEVQSLKKDLGDITEENKAERAAKKVSREQMDELQQEVDQLKLQLLGAERQLRDSEREKEQNQREQDEQQASVVPELDTLEGENEALVAQTEELKMSCITADDEKGARPTPTFPTTSEEENITVEDLQPESSGEKKTKKRKGWKKCVHYAKPWNWVKK; encoded by the coding sequence ATGGCAGCTAAGTGCGACATGCAGGAAAAAATTAACGAACTCTCCCAGCTGCTCCAGAAGGAAAAAGACTTGCGTGTCAGGGAGAAGCAGGGGGCCGCCAAGAGGGAGAAGGGCCTTCGTGCAGAGATgaagagtgagaaagaaagtCTTACCAACAAGAATTTCATTAAAACCCTGGctgtggagagggagagggactcTTTACTGAAAGAGGTACAGAGTCTAAAAATGGATCTCAGTGATATCACTGAAGAGCACGAGGCTGAAAGGGCTGCAGAAAACATCAGTAGAGAGCAAAGGGATGAACTGCAACAAGAAGTCGAACAGCttaaactgcagcttcatgaaCAAAAAGACTTGCTTGTCAGGGAGCAGCAGAGGGCCACCGAAAGAGAGAAGGCCCTTCTagcagagatggagagtgagaaagaaacTCTTACCATCAAGAATTTTATTACAATCAATGCCCTAGAGAAGGAAAGGGACACTTTGCTGAAAGAGGTACAGAGTCTTAAAAAAGATCTCGGTGATATCACTGAAGAGAACAAGGCTGAGAGGGCAGCAAAAAAGGTCAGTAGAGAGCAAATGGATGAACTGCAACAAGAAGTTGATCAACTTAAATTGCAGCTTCTGGGTGCTGAGAGGCAGCTCAGGGACTCTGAGCGGGAAAAAGAGCAGAACCAGAGGGAGCAGGACGAGCAGCAAGCTTCAGTTGTGCCTGAACTTGACACCTTGGAAGGGGAGAACGAGGCCTTAGTTGCTCAGACAGAAGAACTCAAAATGAGCTGCATAACTGCAGACGATGAGAAAGGGGCTCGCCCAACGCCGACTTTCCCAACCAcctcagaggaggaaaacattACTGTTGAAGACCTCCAGCCTGAATCTTCCGGGGAGAAGAAGACCAAAAAACGTAAAGGGTGGAAGAAATGTGTGCATTATGCCAAACCATGGAATTGGGTTAAAAAGTAG